One Brassica napus cultivar Da-Ae chromosome C4, Da-Ae, whole genome shotgun sequence genomic region harbors:
- the LOC106386129 gene encoding uncharacterized protein LOC106386129 isoform X2: MAPPATERWCWALIRILKGLVFDHAAQFFIADDSRLIQYVDGWLEKGLVREWKGVVGELEVGGNFSQFPPSWPPRYIAVHGMRSLADSLLLESRLSLLTMVNVRTVCCLHQACPSLLNR, encoded by the exons atggctcCGCCGGCAACGGAGCGGTGGTGCTGGGCATTGATTAGG ATATTGAAAGGACTGGTGTTCGATCACGCTGCTCAGTTCTTCATTGCAGATGATTCTCGTCTTATCCAGTACGTCGATGGATGGTTAGAGAAAGGACTTGTTCGAGAGTGGAAAGGTGTTGTGGGAGAGCTTGAAGTTGGAGGCAATTTCTCGCAGTTTCCTCCTTCATGGCCTCCAAGATACATTGCTGTTCACGGCATGCGATCTCTCGCTGATTCATTGCTATTAGAG AGTCGATTGTCATTGCTCACAATG GTAAATGTGCGAACCGTTTGCTGTCTGCATCAGGCTTGCCCCTCGTTGCTAAACAGATGA
- the LOC106386129 gene encoding uncharacterized protein LOC106386129 isoform X1: MAPPATERWCWALIRILKGLVFDHAAQFFIADDSRLIQYVDGWLEKGLVREWKGVVGELEVGGNFSQFPPSWPPRYIAVHGMRSLADSLLLESRLSLLTMVRTEHLVVSLMSLSLLTMVNVRTVCCLHQACPSLLNR; the protein is encoded by the exons atggctcCGCCGGCAACGGAGCGGTGGTGCTGGGCATTGATTAGG ATATTGAAAGGACTGGTGTTCGATCACGCTGCTCAGTTCTTCATTGCAGATGATTCTCGTCTTATCCAGTACGTCGATGGATGGTTAGAGAAAGGACTTGTTCGAGAGTGGAAAGGTGTTGTGGGAGAGCTTGAAGTTGGAGGCAATTTCTCGCAGTTTCCTCCTTCATGGCCTCCAAGATACATTGCTGTTCACGGCATGCGATCTCTCGCTGATTCATTGCTATTAGAG AGTCGATTGTCATTGCTCACAATGGTAAGAACGGAACATCTCGTGGTCAGTTTGATGTCATTGTCATTGCTCACAATG GTAAATGTGCGAACCGTTTGCTGTCTGCATCAGGCTTGCCCCTCGTTGCTAAACAGATGA